One window from the genome of Crassostrea angulata isolate pt1a10 chromosome 2, ASM2561291v2, whole genome shotgun sequence encodes:
- the LOC128171400 gene encoding uncharacterized protein LOC128171400 has protein sequence MLDKLGVKPTSKILYEKIRHPETNRMTSILNGTRFLYIEPLSDDRVLPRLHTCAGLQCKIFHFGQPKKASNPICTNCWKTGHNRTRCTSDAACKVCKQTGHLPGQKDCPYFEQQKHLTPFCGSEDVLSNFYPCELDICGVNHKSAEHAFQYIKAVRCGDLEAANTIKEADTALSALRFGKKVKVNQQWESTKAEVMQDILENKCVQVPMFQEKLRTSKQSTIFVEATFNDEWGSGLDRQGTLNTKPEHWPGSNKLGLLLKKIAKKVRKRKLSDSVNRKQRNSNRDQSRQLNIVQMLKQLRTASDSDVSGCNPDSDSSSDEGK, from the coding sequence ATGCTTGACAAACTTGGTGTCAAACCCACTAGCAAAATTTTATACGAAAAAATTCGTCATCCAGAAACCAATAGAATGACAAGCATCCTTAACGGTACAAGGTTCCTTTACATTGAACCACTGTCCGACGATAGAGTATTACCAAGACTCCACACTTGTGCAGGTCTACAATGCAAGATTTTTCATTTTGGTCAGCCAAAAAAAGCTTCAAACCCCATATGCACAAACTGCTGGAAAACCGGACACAATCGAACACGATGTACTTCTGATGCGGCGTGTAAAGTTTGCAAACAAACGGGACATCTTCCCGGGCAAAAGGACTGTCCATATTTCGAACAACAGAAACATCTTACACCTTTTTGTGGATCAGAGGATgtgttatcaaatttttatccaTGTGAATTGGATATATGTGGAGTCAATCATAAATCTGCGGAGCACGCATTTCAATATATAAAAGCTGTGCGTTGTGGAGACCTTGAGGCGGCTAACACCATTAAGGAGGCTGACACCGCTCTCTCGGCACTTCGGTTCGGAAAGAAGGTCAAGGTGAACCAACAATGGGAATCTACAAAAGCAGAAGTCATGCAGGACATCCTTGAAAACAAATGTGTTCAGGTTCCTATGTTTCAGGAGAAGCTGCGTACCTCGAAACAATCCACCATTTTTGTGGAAGCAACATTCAATGACGAATGGGGATCAGGACTCGATCGCCAAGGTACCCTGAACACAAAACCCGAACACTGGCCTGGGTCTAACAAACTCGGTCTACTTCTGAAAAAGATCGCGAAAAAGGTCAGGAAAAGAAAACTTAGTGATAGCGTTAACCGCAAACAGAGAAACTCGAATCGGGACCAATCAAGGCAGCTCAACATCGTCCAGATGTTAAAGCAACTGAGAACAGCTTCAGACAGTGACGTTTCCGGCTGCAACCCAGACTCTGATAGCAGTTCCGATGAAGGGAAATAA